One part of the Rutidosis leptorrhynchoides isolate AG116_Rl617_1_P2 chromosome 1, CSIRO_AGI_Rlap_v1, whole genome shotgun sequence genome encodes these proteins:
- the LOC139849869 gene encoding uncharacterized protein → MSDDSSVSSVGITKISKLEFNDPLYLHPIDTSGASLITQKLKGTENYNVWSCAMKLALRTKNKLGFIDDVYNGQFFCKTAESIWSELKETYDKVDASVTFNLYQKFNSCSQSGQPLPDYYHNLNAMWRQFDDMIKIDDIVSANKSFQEHDQFLKLMQFLMGLDDVYVPIRSQILTSDPVPYVKTAFYIISRDEST, encoded by the exons ATGTCTGATGATAGTTCTGTTAGTTCTGTTGGTATTACTAAGATTAGTAAACTTGAATTTAATGATCCTTTATATCTGCATCCAATTGACACTTCTGGTGCCTCTTTAATCACACAAAAACTAAAAGGAACAGAAAACTATAATGTGTGGTCATGTGCCATGAAACTTGCATTACGAACTAAAAACAAACTAGGTTTCATTGATG ATGTGTATAATGGTCAATTTTTCTGTAAAACTGCTGAATCTATTTGGAGTGAGCTAAAAGAAACCTATGACAAAGTAGATGCTTCTGTTACATTTAATCTATATCAAAAATTTAATTCATGTAGTCAATCTGGTCAACCATTACCTGATTATTATCATAACTTGAATGCTATGTGGAGACAATttgatgatatgattaaaattgatgatattgTGTCTGCTAATAAATCATTTCAAGAACATGATCAATTTCTAAAGCTTATGCAGTTTTTAATGGGTCTTGATGATGTTTATGTACCTATTAGGAGTCAAATTCTTACTTCTGATCCTGTTCCTTATGTTAAAACTGCATTTTATATTATTTCTAGGGATGAGTCTACATAA